Proteins from one Candida orthopsilosis Co 90-125, chromosome 2 draft sequence genomic window:
- a CDS encoding vacuolar aspartic proteinase, protein MQFSLSVLTTVATTLLAFTTTPVDAKTHSIKLNKLSNEETLDATKFQEYTNALANKYVNLFNKASGNPQAFGVQQILSSGGGNKQHPADIPFVTPEGKGGKYEAPLTNYLNAQYFTEIQIGTPGQTFKVILDTGSSNLWVPSQDCTSLACFLHSKYDHDASSTYKANGSEFSIQYGSGSMEGYISQDTVSIGDLVIPKQDFAEATSEPGLAFAFGKFDGILGLAYDTISVNRIVPPIYNAINQELLDSPQFGFYLGDTNKDEEDGGVATFGGYDESLFQGKITWLPVRRKAYWEVSFEGIGLGDEYAELTKTGAAIDTGTSLITLPSSLAEIINAKIGATKSWSGQYQVDCAKRDELPDLTLTFSGYNFTLTAYDYVLEVGGSCISVFTPMDFPKPIGDLAIIGDAFLRRYYSIYDLKKNAVGLAPSKV, encoded by the coding sequence ATGcaattttctttatcaGTATTGACTACTGTCGCCACTACACTTTTGGCGTTCACTACTACTCCTGTTGATGCCAAGACCCATTCAATcaagttgaacaaattgtcaaatgaagaaacaTTGGATGCTACTAAATTTCAAGAATATACTAATGCATTGGCCAACAAGTATGTAAACCTATTTAATAAAGCCAGTGGTAACCCACAAGCATTTGgtgttcaacaaatcttgtCTTCAGGCGGTGGTAACAAACAACACCCAGCTGATATTCCTTTTGTTACTCCTGAAGGTAAAGGTGGTAAATATGAAGCACCATTGACCAATTATTTGAATGCACAGTATTTCActgaaattcaaattggtaCTCCAGGTCAAACTTTTAAAGTTATCTTGGATACTGGCTCATCTAATTTATGGGTTCCATCTCAAGATTGTACTTCATTGGCTTGTTTTTTGCATTCAAAGTATGATCATGATGCTTCTTCTACTTATAAAGCTAATGGATCAGAATTTTCTATTCAATATGGTTCAGGTTCAATGGAGGGGTATATTTCTCAAGATACTGTTAGTATTGGGGATTTGGTTATCCCCAAACAAGATTTTGCTGAAGCCACTTCAGAACCAGGTTTAGCATTTGcatttggtaaatttgATGGTATATTGGGTTTAGCTTATGATACAATTTCTGTAAACAGAATTGTACCACCAATTTATAATGCTATTAATCAAGAGTTACTTGATTCTCCACAATTTGGTTTTTATTTGGGTGACACAAACaaggatgaagaagatggtGGTGTTGCTACTTTTGGTGGTTATGATGAATCACTTTTCCAAGGAAAAATTACTTGGTTACCAGTTAGAAGAAAAGCTTACTGGGAAGTTTCATTTGAAGGTATTGGGTTAGGAGATGAATATGCTGAATTGACAAAGACTGGTGCTGCAATTGATACTGGTACTTCATTGATTACTTTACCTTCGTCTTTGGCAGAAATTATCAATGCCAAGATTGGTGCCACCAAATCATGGTCAGGTCAATATCAAGTTGATTGTGCCAAGAGAGATGAATTACCTGATTTAACTTTGACTTTCTCAGGTTACAATTTCACTTTAACCGCTTATGATTATGTTTTGGAAGTTGGTGGTTCATGTATTTCTGTTTTCACACCAATGGATTTCCCTAAAccaattggtgatttggCTATTATTGGTGATGCATTCTTGAGAAgatattattcaatttatgatttgaaaaagaatgcTGTTGGATTAGCCCcatcaaaagtttaa